A stretch of Lepeophtheirus salmonis unplaced genomic scaffold, UVic_Lsal_1.4 unplaced_contig_7270_pilon, whole genome shotgun sequence DNA encodes these proteins:
- the LOC139907547 gene encoding receptor-type tyrosine-protein phosphatase beta-like, translated as MPRSGMIKSVSTDQAEIFWDPPKGEFTKYTLALERIDKEKHEDVDTGAIWSKSNIHPLPGQVLDENISRQLSFQRSTRKIENLSFKLTSYTILGLDPGELYRVELGTKTGNVHTRQYIQDTLLTKPHPVEGMLVSNVSEDSCLLSWIHSEEGHSHLKGYQITVERFSDSKVIRVLVVKRSEKLFKIVGLTPSLDYTLRIEVLCSHENLKTESSSNEAWVTTLPDPPKDLHTDSLPGTTSAVFEMGISSKYNQVSTLD; from the coding sequence ATGCCACGCTCAGGTATGATAAAAAGTGTATCAACTGATCAAGCAGAAATATTTTGGGATCCACCTAAAGGAGAATTTACCAAGTATACACTGGCATTAGAAAGAATAGACAAAGAAAAGCACGAGGATGTTGACACTGGAGCTATTTGGTCAAAATCGAATATCCATCCCTTACCAGGGCAAGTACTTGACGAAAATATTTCTAGACAATTAAGTTTCCAGAGATCTACGCgtaaaattgaaaatcttaGCTTTAAACTAACGTCTTATACTATTCTTGGGTTGGATCCAGGAGAATTGTATCGAGTTGAGTTAGGAACTAAAACTGGTAATGTACATACACGGCAATATATTCAAGACACGTTGCTCACGAAGCCACACCCGGTTGAAGGGATGTTAGTATCTAACGTTAGCGAGGATTCCTGTTTACTTAGTTGGATTCATTCTGAGGAAGGACACTCGCATCTAAAGGGTTATCAAATAACAGTGGAGAGGTTCTCTGATTCTAAAGTTATCCGTGTATTAGTTGTGAAAAGAAgcgaaaaattatttaaaatagttggGCTAACACCAAGTTTAGACTATACACTTCGAATAGAAGTACTTTGTTCACATGAAAACTTAAAAACAGAGTCTTCATCAAATGAGGCTTGGGTAACAACTCTTCCTGATCCCCCAAAGGATCTTCATACGGATTCTTTACCAGGAACAACATCCGCAGTTTTTGAAATGGGAATCTCCTCCAAATACAATCAAGTATCGACTCTGGATTGa